The genomic stretch TGACGTTCAGTGCAGCAGGTGCCCTCTCCATTTCTGTCTCCCCCCTTTACTCCCTCCTCACCTGCCTCACATTTACCTTGTCAGCACCGGTGCTttcactctccctcctctcttttctctcaccctctcttCCCCCTGTAAGTGATAGTGGTGGTTACAAAGGCACTTTGGCTCTTGgctttccctccttcctcttttctttctctcattggAACAACAACGACAGAGGTGCACCTTCCAGTCTTTTTGTGAGTGGCAGGGGTAATGAAGATGGGAGCTTTCTTCaggtccccctcctccctcctctttgtcTCCCCATTCACTGTTTATTTTGGTGATATTAgctttccttcttcctctctcctcctcctttcctctctcatcATGAGTGGCAGTTGGCGAGATGGGTGCTTGACAAAAGGCAACGTGAGACGAggctaaaatattaaaatattcatggATACCTGCAGTCGGCCCCTTCATGGGCTCTGACCCCCATccagctcacacaaacacacacacacacattcacacacatactgacaaaAGTGCACGCAGGCCGACAGGTCTACACATATCTCCTTGATGACTTCAGTAACATCAGCTACAGGTGCACACTTCATcgaacatttacatttaaattgcaGGCAGCTGACTGTGAATAAACACAGTCCtgcacacactaacacaccCTCTGATCTGCTGTGTGACATTTAGGTGAAACATGCTGCTAGCCGTCTCACACTTCATCTGCACATCATCTGACACAGCCACATTTGCATACCAggcaatacacacacacacaaaatatgcaaataattGTGCACAGATCCCATATCAACCTGCCACTTAAGCAGTGTTAGCATTTCTTATTCTTCACAACACACTCTGCTTCAATTGTGCTAAATTAGCATTGTGGAAGACATGCACACGTCACTGTATGTGTGGGCACGGTTATACAAACCCTCAAACACATGCTCATGACTTACTTGTGTATAAATTTAGAGTCTTCTTTAATAATCCCCAAACTGTGGCTGGATATACAAAACTGCGAGCACGATCACGGATTCACatgaacatgtttttctgtgcgTAGTGATGAGCAGCTTGGTGCTTTACATTAATCAAAGTGGGACTTGAAAAGACAATATACTTGCAATACAAATAATTAAAGTGAGGAACACTTAATCATCGCAACTGTCACAACTACACACCCAAACAACCGTGAGCATgtccttaaaggtgcaacatgtaagaaatGGCAACCTGccgaattcatactcaaaacaaatagaggcCAGCATATgaccagagtaacagctaatggctgctaattgtagctgcggttagctatttagctcagttagcaatGCAGCTAGTGGTCAGGACTGCGAGCGTCGATGTTAACACTTCTCGCAAGGGTGTTTTGGACCAGaacgggctggggctagctgattagcatgctaacttcagtagatatctctgcaacacaatgcaaagacgtcataacatcaaaactgttatttctttccATTCCattaataatctttttttttttatgtcttccactaaaattctcacatattgcacctttaatctgaGCCTGATACTGAGTGTAAACCTCCAGACAGCCTTTGAATAATGAGGACCGGactaaaaattaaaattgatcCTCACAAATAGAAGAATTAAACCACACCTGATTAAACAGCAGTTCCAAATCTTTTCACGATTCAACCCTTGTAACAATATAATCAGCCATCATCGCATAATTAAGTGTATTTAAGAGTTACGAGCAGTACAGAGAAATTTTTCCTCCTCAAACTGTCATCCTAATAACTTCCAATATTTAACAAGTAAAAAGTAATCAAGTAGTAGAGAAAAGTGTTCCCAAGCTGGGAACCACAGCTCCTCAGGACTTGTGGACTCTTCCCACTCTGTGGTGCTTAATAAATCTCTAAACTGATCCAGCAGTGATtgtgtattacattttttaatgtatacCATAAGGTTCACTATAGTTCAGTCTTTCACATTGCCAGGACAATGGTTTTCGTGGGCAGGTATGAATAGGGGAAAAAGCAGCTCTTTGCTAAAACTATATGGATTTtagtgccttgctcaaaggcacCTCAAGAGTTGGTGTTAGCAGGactagatttttttatttttaaatcataaatccCTTCAGTGTGGAGACAATTGGTAGAGCTACACTTTTGTAAGGCCTTGTCCCAGGGCTCTTTCTTTGAGTCAACAGCTTTATTTCCTGGCCGGCTGAGATACAACATGCTGCATTAAAAATAACTCCTGTCATTTCAGCCATCTTTGTGCTGTGTGATTCTATTCCCCGAACGAGGCCACAGATGGCCCAAACACATCAGAGATGATTTTAATGTTCTCTTGAAATAACCACGAAGACTTTAATGTTTCCTCGATGAGCACCAAATGGTTTCATTGAAAAATGTAgcctgatgtttttgttttgaaagaatGAATTAGCGTTAGTCTCACTGAAGCCAACACAAACTTTAATTAGTCTAAAAACTCCATGAGAGAAAACTGTTATATCTCCTCACACTGGTTTGTTGGTGATATTCCTGCTGAAACCATCACATCTGtttcagaaataaatatttattaaatatttttgtttttccctcatTAAATGGCTTACAAACTGCAATGTTCCccataaatgacaaaagaaatctggagaataaataaactttatcaaaaatgtacttaaaattAACATTGGTTGATATTTAGTCATACAGCTGCAAAAAATTAATTATACAGATAGCTCATAAATAATGTGTTCATTGAGAAAGTGATTGTTTGGGCCGCTGCCATCTATCGATTCCACTTATGTTGACTCTTCTTGTAAAGTCACTTTGTGgttctccttttctcttcttgtaGTCCACATCCCAGCATCCatctctgtgtctgtgactCGTAGTAGCTGGAAGCCCTGACCGCACACCAGCACCCATCCagtcttccctctcttcttcttgcTCTCACTGTTTACCTCGCTCTGTGTCGTACCCACGctgtcactctcactctcactctcactctcaccaGCTGTCTCACCTCGCTTCCCAACACTGGTCTTACAAACTGGGTCACCTGTCTCACTCAAGGATTCAACAGGTTCTAGACTCTCTGCctcatcagctgtttcctgaTCCCTATCGGATCTCCCCCCTGTCTCACCCTCTGCTGTCTTATGCATCGTTTTTAATCCTGTCTGACTCCCTTTCCCTCTCAAAATTACAATCTCCTGCTCAGACTCAAatcttgttttcctctttgtatctccttcctcctcctcaatcATCCGCCCCTCCCACACTGCGAGCCCTGCAGCATCCGCAACATGGGAGTACAACGCCCCGATGTGGCTGATGCCGGTACTGCTGAGCCTCCACAGGCAAACTCTCTGATCTGAAGAAGTGGAGACCAAAAGGCCTGTGCTCAGAAGCTTCAGGGCAGTCAGAGGGGCAGCGTGGGCCAGTGGGATGTGGGACTgggagtgaagatgaagatgaagatgaagctCGTTTGAGGTCTGAAGCTGTGTCTGTGGAGGAACCAGGGGCTCAGACATCTGAGAAAACCCTCTGCTGCCCCCAGTCTTACAGTCTCCTGGGTATTGCACCCTAATCGTGGACACTGTCAGCTGCCCATCATCCCCTCCGCTCGCAACAGTTACCAGGCAACCGCCCTCTTGTTGTCCCAGTTTCTCTGCCCAAACAGCCAATGAGTTGACGCCGCTTTGGTGGGCGGGAATGTTGAGGCAGGGGATTGGTGGAGGTTGAGTACTGCTTGAAGTGGCGGCTGATGAAAAAGAAGCTTCAGTCAAATCCCACACTGCAATTTTGCCATCTGTTGCAGCGCTGAACAGCAGCTTATacctgagagagggagacaaatacaaacatgtgaGACTTTACCCTACCTCTAACCCTTCATATTtatagaaatatttttttttttcatattttcccaaaacaaaaagaactgAAAATCAAAAACCGAGCTCTTAATATGGCATTCCTCTGCCCGTCACTACTCTACAACAGCatgctttaaaataataaaaatatattaaaaaacaaccagtGGTCTGGTTCTGATGGGTTGCTACCAGGGCTCGAGAGGGGGTGATAGAAAATGTGTGTGGGATGTGGGACGAACAGAGATGCTTTGGGGCAAaatttatttttgcatgaaTGCATGTATAACTATTCTTTAGCAAATGACAAACTAAACCGAGCACGTCGTCTCATGCTGTCATTATAGTTACTACTGCTGGCTGCTTACTCAAGACCCACAACATATATTCCTTCTACATGTGTTAAAAAATAGAAGGACATAGTAAACTCACTATTGACGGAGGACATAccctattttttttcttgataatgctacattgtgaacaacaaatccatACTGAAATTGGCAGGAGGATGGCTAGTTAGCTATTAGCAACCTGTAGGCAGCAGAGTCCTGTGGCTAATGGAGCAAACAGCTAACAGAGAGTTTGCAACAAgtgtacagtaaataaatgtgtttgagtACATCAGCAGAGTACAGATTCGAGGTCAAAGTATTTTGAATGCTAATACTTTTAAACTAAGAACTATACAAGATAATAAGATAAgacacaacattttgattttgggacggtttacatttacttttttggGGATGGCTCCAGGATGGCGCTAATAGAAAAAGTTTGGAGCCCTAGTTTCTACAAAGCAAGACAACCTATAACTTGTAACGAAAGTATCAAAATTAGTCacattgttaaaataaaaacatggagCAAACACTGCATCACCTGTTGCCTTTTCCATCCTCCAGGCTGCAGACGgcaacactgagaacacagcGCTGGTGGTAAAACGTCTCCCACAACAAATCAATTTGCCGTTTAACTTCACTGACTGAGAACAATCTGGAAACACAGAAATGCAGTTTAGAAGTCAGAAAACaaggagagagtgaggacaGCATAATGACATGAGGAGAGTATATTTTGCCAAGTAACATGCTTTCTCTCTCACATCCAGTTACAGACATCATTGCTACCACTTTACTGAATAAAGTGCTCATTTGAGTGCAGATGACAGATATTCTGGATTTATACTTTTATACACTTTTTACACCAGCTCGTACAATGAAGATTCAAATGGGTGAAAAACGTTTAATTTTGCCATGAGGGACACCAACCTGAGAGCTCCGTCACTGCAGGCCAGAGCCAGAAGACAATGGTCTATGTTTTCATCCACCACCACTGCAGACATgtacctgaaaacacacagcaatAACTGGTAAGACTGGATCAGAATAGGAGTTTCAAGTGAAAGAGTACTGAGTTTCTTCAGGACTCAGATATTACACATTTTTCCAGTGAAAATCGCTCATGTGCagactttaaaaacatttttgatggaCTTTACCCATCAATTTCAGTTTGTGGCTCAAACATTACAACCTCTCACTTGCCTTGTTTCTGGGTCCATTTTCACCGTCTTGTGCCGGTTCCGCCTCCTCTCCCACTGTTCGTCCAAGCGGTGGCTAGCCACCTGGATCACCTGGCAGGAGGGGACCAGTTTCTGCTTGTCCCAGCCAATCAACAGCCGGTAACACTGCATCTGAGCTCGGCCACCAGCTGACACAAGCAGGGCGGAGAGAGACTTGTtttcactccctccctcctgacGTGTCATTGCTGTCACTGTCCGCACGCTTGAGATGTGATCAGTAATAACAGACAGAACTTTGACGCTGCCTGATTCAGGATGTACTGCGAGGACAGTTAAGCTAGTGTCCTCTCCTCCCATCACAATTATCTCCCAATGGCCTTCCACTCTCTCCACTTCCCTTTGCTCAATTTTGGTTTGATTCTCTTTCCTGATTCCCCTTATCATCCccagcctgcacacacacccgATCCCCCTCCCATGGACGCCCTCTCTCAGACCCCACCCTCCAGTCCTTCCTCCCTTCACAGCCCAGCTCGGTGCCTCCCCAGGGGGTTGCGAAGCCAGGACAGCCCCCTGCTTGATGAACACCAGAGCTCCATATTCAGGCCAAACCCCTTTGTGGGAAGGCCAGAGACTCCAGGAGCGATGCCCTCCTCCACAAGGCACTGCTAGCAGCCTCTCCTGTTTCACTGGATCCCAAACCACAAAGTGGACGGCATGAAAGCCAACGATGACAAACTTTGCTTCTCTGCCCTTGTTCTCggtcttttcttcttcttctccagatCCCCCCTCCAGCTTTTCTGTCatattgtgtttctttgtcttgtAGTGGTTCTCAcatccctcctccccctccactgGAATTTCAGGCTCAAGAAACAAAACCCTCTCCAGCCACTCCATACCCTTGCAGGCCCGCTGGACTCTGAGAACCTCCAGCTGAGGCTTGTTCTCCAAACTCTTTCCATTAGTCTTTTCCTTAATGTTTTCAGGTAGTGCTGGGCACACTCTGAAGACCCTTACACATCCGTCCCTGCCGGCACTGTACAGCAGCCCCTGGTATGCACACACTGAAGTTACACCCTGTTTTCCATGCACTCCAAACAGGCAGTTCAGTGGTTGCAGCGTTAAGTCAAccacttcttttctttccctctcttccaTCATTTCACTTCCAGTTTCCTCACTTTCAACCCCttttttatcagtttgtttCCTGCCTTCGTTTATCAGTTTTCCTCCTTCctgaaacaaaagcagagaccctctcctgtccccacacacccacagacacccCCATGACGTGGAGTGGAGGCACACTGCAGCTGTCAGCCAGCGTTTGgcacagggagggaggaggaaaggaaggaggtgATTTACATCGAGAGCTAATGAGCGGTTTTCATCTAGTTTTACTTCTATACACCAACGATAGACAAGTCCTTCAGCACCTGATGCAAGCAAATACATGCTGTCTTTTGCCTCTTGCCAAATAAGACTATGGATCTTCCCTGATCCACCTGTGAGAAGAATCCCACACTGAGGATGGGAGATGGGGAAGACCTGGATGGACCCGCTGAGGTTTCCTACAGCACACAAACTAACTTTTGCTGTTGAGTCTTTCACACTGACAGATATTGTTTCCATCACACAATAAGACTGAAACTCAAGAGCCCCTTGCCAGACCATCTCCCACTGCTCGTCACTGTATTGGTAAACTAGTCCTTGGTCAGTGCAAACCACAAACTTGCTCTGACTCCAACTTGCATCCTCTTCTCCTACTATACAAACCGCTTTAGGTAAGCCTTGACCAGGAAATTTCAGGTCACTTAGCTTCTCCGTCGCTGCTTCCTCCATTCTCTCATTCCTCTCTTCACTCCCTTCCAC from Pagrus major chromosome 7, Pma_NU_1.0 encodes the following:
- the wdr6 gene encoding tRNA (34-2'-O)-methyltransferase regulator WDR6; this encodes METAALVAPVTALEFLQDAFLLTGEGPVLTVYGLQPRPKVCASLSVLQHYRIHGIRPRGLVDVPAQSSATGTFREKKDGVSSEPNVYDLAVFGGKAVRLVRLHVDHQDGKHLRLEILGPLMELQDWALDVRWLSRDKHSLLCVAVAHNTALLLDVITGSVLVQRSCLEGCLLYSALLLVHESWADTVVVGGTVFNQLVLWKPEGGDKRDKAPVERRLLGHSGVIFSISYLQEQGWLASASDDRSVRLWGVGAIGGPGGKCGDLNPACLRALYGHQARVFSVRLSPGKVFSAGEDGACLVWDWAGGGKVVRTLKGHRAGGVRALAVSKGTGGEERWVATGGADGGVRLWRVEGSEERNERMEEAATEKLSDLKFPGQGLPKAVCIVGEEDASWSQSKFVVCTDQGLVYQYSDEQWEMVWQGALEFQSYCVMETISVSVKDSTAKVSLCAVGNLSGSIQVFPISHPQCGILLTGGSGKIHSLIWQEAKDSMYLLASGAEGLVYRWCIEVKLDENRSLALDVNHLLPFLLPPCAKRWLTAAVCLHSTSWGCLWVCGDRRGSLLLFQEGGKLINEGRKQTDKKGVESEETGSEMMEERERKEVVDLTLQPLNCLFGVHGKQGVTSVCAYQGLLYSAGRDGCVRVFRVCPALPENIKEKTNGKSLENKPQLEVLRVQRACKGMEWLERVLFLEPEIPVEGEEGCENHYKTKKHNMTEKLEGGSGEEEEKTENKGREAKFVIVGFHAVHFVVWDPVKQERLLAVPCGGGHRSWSLWPSHKGVWPEYGALVFIKQGAVLASQPPGEAPSWAVKGGRTGGWGLREGVHGRGIGCVCRLGMIRGIRKENQTKIEQREVERVEGHWEIIVMGGEDTSLTVLAVHPESGSVKVLSVITDHISSVRTVTAMTRQEGGSENKSLSALLVSAGGRAQMQCYRLLIGWDKQKLVPSCQVIQVASHRLDEQWERRRNRHKTVKMDPETRYMSAVVVDENIDHCLLALACSDGALRLFSVSEVKRQIDLLWETFYHQRCVLSVAVCSLEDGKGNRYKLLFSAATDGKIAVWDLTEASFSSAATSSSTQPPPIPCLNIPAHQSGVNSLAVWAEKLGQQEGGCLVTVASGGDDGQLTVSTIRVQYPGDCKTGGSRGFSQMSEPLVPPQTQLQTSNELHLHLHLHSQSHIPLAHAAPLTALKLLSTGLLVSTSSDQRVCLWRLSSTGISHIGALYSHVADAAGLAVWEGRMIEEEEGDTKRKTRFESEQEIVILRGKGSQTGLKTMHKTAEGETGGRSDRDQETADEAESLEPVESLSETGDPVCKTSVGKRGETAGESESESESDSVGTTQSEVNSESKKKRGKTGWVLVCGQGFQLLRVTDTEMDAGMWTTRREKENHKVTLQEEST